The DNA region CGCCGGGCGAGGGAATCTCCGGTGCGGCCGGCAACACCAGCTCCTGTCTCTTATACACATCTGCTTGGCCTGGCCGCGGCGACGGCGGGGTCGGTGCGGGTGCTGGGGCAGGACATGCCGGGCAGGCTGGACGAGGTCCTGCCGCAGGTGGGCGCCCTCGTCGAGGGGCCGGCGTTCTATCCATTCCTTTCCGGGGCGGCAAATCTGCACCGCTTTGATGCCGCGGACCGCCACGCTTCGCCTGGAACGCGGCGGGCCCGGGTGGGGGAGGCACTCGAACGGGTGGGGCTCTCACATGCCGCACGCAAGAAGGTGCGCGCCTATTCGCTGGGCATGAAGCAGCGGCTGGGCATCGCCAATGCCCTGCTCTCGCGCCGGGAACTGCTGATCCTGGACGAGCCCACGAACGGGCTGGATCCCCAGGGCACCCGGGAGGTGCGCAGCCTGGTCCGGTCGCTCGCCGCCGACGGCGCCACGGTCTTCGTCTCCAGCCACCTGCTGGCCGAAGTGGAGCAAATTTGCACGCATGCGGCCATCATGAGCGCGGGGCGCCTGGTGGCGCAGGGTCCG from Arthrobacter sp. KBS0703 includes:
- a CDS encoding ABC transporter ATP-binding protein → MRPATPAPVSYTHLLGLAAATAGSVRVLGQDMPGRLDEVLPQVGALVEGPAFYPFLSGAANLHRFDAADRHASPGTRRARVGEALERVGLSHAARKKVRAYSLGMKQRLGIANALLSRRELLILDEPTNGLDPQGTREVRSLVRSLAADGATVFVSSHLLAEVEQICTHAAIMSAGRLVAQGPLAELRQAGTAQLRLITPDAGAASGVLVRLGMTPVIGHPDGADAVITSALPGSAVELSPNGFRNPGGTGGTGGTGERAAADGLDAAPEAIVAALVADGVRVRGFAVERGSLEDRFVALTGEGFDVAQ